The DNA sequence CTTGATCCTGGTGGGGGTTCTGATGGCTTCCAATTTATTGCCGGGTGGCTTGGGATAAGTTAGAAGAGGCCATTCCGGCATTCTTTACGGTTTTGTCTTACCTTCAGTATCGCAACGGGAATCGCCTTAGGATTCATCCTCTACCCGATCACCAAGCTGGTCAAAGGAGAAGGCAAACAGGTTCACCCCATTATGTACGTCCTGTTCATCGTCTTCCTGATCTACTTCATCTGGCTGCGCGAGTAGGATTGTAGCGATTGAGATCGAACACGAAATAAGGATAGAATCCGGATGGAAACTATGAAAAAAGGAGTCAGGGGAGATCATCTCTAAGTAAGATGGTCTATCCCTGGCTCCTTTTTTGAAATACTCCGTTTCAAAATCGGAAGTGCTCGCAAACCGCTCGCAACTCGCGAATTCGAGCCCGCAAGAACGGGTGGAATCATCCGTGCGCTCAATTATCGCTCAATTCCGCCCTTTTCGCGCTCGATCCGACCGTTTTTGCGCTCAATACTACTAAATTTGCGTTCAATCCCACCAGATTTGTGCTCGAAAGATGTTTTTGCGCCCGAATCTGCTCCTTATAGGTTATTGAACAATTCTTTTTGTTCTTTTAGGAAAAAATCTATTATCTCATTCCAGTAAACAGATGAATACATGGCAGGCATTGGTTCTCGCTCTGCATCATCGAAATAGACCAAGCTTTTGATCATATGATAGAAATTAATATTGGCCTGTGGAAATTTTTGTGGTAACAATTTCAATAGGGAGAGAAGAGAAATTCCCTGTTGGCAGATCATATATAAGTCGATGAAATCTTTTCTTGCTCCTCTATGACTAACCGCAGCTATTTTCATGATGCCTATATCAACAGGGGAGGCTAACTTTAAACTTGGTACATCTGTGACATCAATTAAGGGTTTTACCAAAGGATTGGGATAATGCAACCAGGTGACCTGAATATTATTGACGATACCATGATAGGTTCCCCTTTTGGCTTCGGTAGTTAGAAAAGATCCAATCTTTGATAACTTTTTTTCGATTATTTCTGTAGAAAAGAGAGTGGGTGAAAACCAATCAAAATCCACTGATTCCCTGTGGCCAAATTGTAGAGCGAGAGCTGTACCGCCAGCCAGATAGCTTCCCGGAACCGGAGGATTTTCGGACAATTGTTTTAAAAGATTTTTCCGGGCATCATCGAGTATGTGCCAAAACAACGCATTTCCCCCTCCTTTAGATTAAAAAAATATTGCCAGTATCTAGCTGTTTTCAATGACAGCCCCCGGCTTATACATACTGCCTCTTTTATTTCATCTTCCGTATATGTTTCAAATAC is a window from the Microaerobacter geothermalis genome containing:
- a CDS encoding nucleotidyl transferase AbiEii/AbiGii toxin family protein, yielding MFWHILDDARKNLLKQLSENPPVPGSYLAGGTALALQFGHRESVDFDWFSPTLFSTEIIEKKLSKIGSFLTTEAKRGTYHGIVNNIQVTWLHYPNPLVKPLIDVTDVPSLKLASPVDIGIMKIAAVSHRGARKDFIDLYMICQQGISLLSLLKLLPQKFPQANINFYHMIKSLVYFDDAEREPMPAMYSSVYWNEIIDFFLKEQKELFNNL
- a CDS encoding DUF6922 domain-containing protein, translating into MASNQTIPNEFKSFFWDVDITELDLRQHQIFIIERLLNEGDQRTLRWVFETYTEDEIKEAVCISRGLSLKTARYWQYFFNLKEGEMRCFGTYSMMPGKIF